The nucleotide sequence ATGCTGTTTTTTTCTCTTTTTTAGATATTAATACGGCACCAATCATCGCCATAAGCAATAAAACTGCTGCCATTTCAAACGGAACTACGAATTCATTAAGCAAAGCTTTGCCCAATACTTGTATCGATTGAAAATCTACTCCTGTTTGGGTGTAGGTTTCTAGTGCCGGAGCTGTTTGTGCTAACGAACTCACTAAAAAGAAACCAATCAAGCAAAAACAAATTGTAGCAATGATTTTGGTAACAACGGGTTTGGCAATTTCATCGCTAATATTTAGATTCATTAACATGATGGTGAACAACATTAAAATCATGATGGCACCAGAATATACAATGATATGCACCATTGCCAAAAATTGCGAGTTCAACAATGCATAATGACCAGCAACACTGAAAAAACAAACCACCAACCAAATGGCGCTGTGAATGGGGTTTTTAGAAAGAATAGTTAAAAACGCGCTTCCTAAAGTAACAGCCGAAAGAATGTAAAATAAAATCTCTATCATTTTTATTCTGATTTTGCTGTGTTGTTAATAGCTTGATCTAAAGGCATAACCAATTGTTCTTTACCAAAAATAAAATGTTCGCGATTGGTGTCTGCCTTTACAATTTTTTTAGAGGTGGTAAGGTAGATGGCTTGTTTAGGGCAAGCTTCTTCGCACAAACCGCAATAAATACAACGCAACATATTAATTTCGTATATCTCGGCGTATTTTTCTTCTCTGTATAAATGTTTTTCGTCGGGTTTGCGTTCGGCAGCTTTCATAGTAATTGCTTCTGCCGGACATGATAAGGCACACAAACCACAAGCAGTGCAACGTTCTCTGCCTTCTTCATCGCGCATAAGCATGTGTTGCCCACGATACACCGGACTGAACGGACGGGTTTCTTCAGGATAATTAATGGTTACTTTCTTTTTAAACAAATGTTTAAACGTAGTAGCCATTCCGCCGGCAATTGCACCAATGTATAAGCGCTCGCCCAAGGTCATTTCTTTATTAGAAACCTGTTTTTTTCGGCCTGATAAGGATATATTTTGAATAGACATATTCTTAATTTTTAGCTTTTTAATAATAACACAACCGCTGTGATAACGATATTAATAATGGCTAACGGTATTAATGTTTTCCAGCCTAAATTCATTAATTGGTCATAGCGGAAACGCGGAATGGTCCAACGCACCCACATGTATAAAAATATAAAGAAACATATTTTTATAAACAATACAGCAATACCAATACCGTTAGCTGCATTTTCGCCCCAATTTTCTGCTGCCCAAGTCATCCCCGGATAATTGTAAGCACCCAAATAAAGAACAGCTAGTAGGGTAGAAGATATAAACATTGCGGCATATTCTGCAAACAAGAAGAAGCCCATTCGCATAGACGAATATTCGGTGTGGTAACCACCAATCAATTCTTGTTCACATTCTGCTAAATCAAAAGGGGTTCTGTTGGTTTCTGCAAACGAACAAATTAAAAAGATTAAAAAACCAATTGGTTGGTAAAATATATTCCAATTCATCTCGTGTTGACCTGCTGCAATATCGCGTAAACTCATAGAGCTGTGCATCATTAACAATGCCACAATAGACAAGCCCATCGCAATTTCGTAGGAAATCATTTGCGAAGCTACACGCATGGCACTAATCAACGAATATTTATTGTTTGATGCCCAGCCACCAATCATGATGCCATACACACTTACCGATAGCACAGCAAAAACATACAACATGGCCACATTGATATCAGCAGCTTGTAAGATTACTTTTCTACCGCCAATTTCTAAGGTATCACCCCAGGGAATTACTGCCGAGGTCATCAACGCCATAGTCATTGATATAAACGGACCCAATACAAACAAAAACGTGTTGGGTGTGTTGGGCATGAATTCTTCTTTTGCAAAAAGTTTTAAACCATCTGCTAAAGGCTGAAACATTCCACCCGGACCCGCACGGTTTGGACCTCTACGGTCTTGAATCCATGCGGCAATTTTTCGTTCTGCCAACGTACAATACATGGCAAAAAGCATTGTAATTGCAAAAACAGCTACAATGATTACACTTTTTTCTATAATAATTGCTTCTTCCATAATTAGCTGTTTTCTGTGTTTTTATATGGAACTTCTTTCATACTGATTTTTTTGCGGTCTTGCTCACGACCTTCTAAAATCTGCTTTTCGGTAGCAATTTTCACAGTATCCATTTTACGGGTATAGTTGTTTTGATTGATTACTGAGAATTTTTCAAATTTTCTTGGACCTTCAATCACCCAATCCGATACTTCTTTATGATCAAAACGACATTCGTTACAGATGAATTCTTCTACTTCATGATACTCATCTTTACGAGCCGTGACACGTTGAATTTCGTTTCCAAACATCCACAAAGTTGTTTTTCCGCAACATTTATCGCAGTTTCTGTGGGCATTAAACGGTTTGTTGAACCAAACACGCGATTTAAAACGAAAGGTTTTATCGGTCAATGCACCCACCGGACACACATCAATCATATTTCCAGACATTTCGTGGTCAATCGATGCCGAAATATAGGTAGAAATTTGTGCGTGGTCGCCACGGTTTAGTACGCCGTGGTTTCTGCTGCCACAAACTTGCTCAGCAGTGTGCACACAACGATAGCACAAAATGCAACGGTTCATGTGCAACTGAATTTTATCGCCAATGTTTTCAGGCTCAAACGTGCGTTTTTCTTCTTTAAAACGCGTTTTTTCTAACCCGTGTTTAAACGAAAGGTTTTGCAAATCACATTCACCAGCTTGGTCGCACACAGGGCAATCTAATGGGTGGTTGATCAACAAAAATTCTGTAACCGCTTTGCGGGCATCTAATGCGCGTTCCGAAGTTTTTACTTTTACTTCCATACCATCCATTACACCTGTTTTGCAAGAAGGCATCATTTTAGGCATTGGGCGCGGATCTGCTTCGCTGCCTTTTGATACTTCTACCAAACACGCACGACAGTTACCGCCTGTATCTTTTAATTTTGAATAGTAGCACATGGCAGGTGGCACTACATCACCGCCAATCATGCGAGCCGCCTGCAACACGGTGGTTCCCGGTTCTACTTCTATTTCTATTCCGTCTATTGTAACTTTCATTTCTCTTTTAGTTTAAGGTTTAAGGTTTCAAGTTTAGGGTTATGCTTAATTTACATATACCAGTTCACATTGAACATTAAACTAAATTTATAGGGTTTCCTTTGCTACTAAATGTTTTACTTTTTCAAAAGGTTCATTTACAAAATGATCTCTGTTTTTTATTTTTTCTGGGAAACGAATGTGGTATTCAAACTCCTCTCTAAAATGACGAATGGCAGCAGCAACTGGCCAAGCAGCCGCATCGCCCAACGGACAAATGGTGTTTCCTTCAATTTTTGCTTGAACACTCCACAATACATCAATATCTTCTTCTGTACCTTGACCGTTTTCAATTCTCCACAATATTTTTTCCATCCATCCCGTTCCTTCGCGACAAGGTGAACATTGCCCACAGCTTTCATGGTGATAGAACCTAGAGAAATTCCATGTGTTTCGAACGATACAAGCCGTATCATTATAAACAATAAATCCGCCTGAACCTAATGAAGATCCTGTCGCAAAACCGCCGTCTGCCAACGATTCATACGTCATTAAACGATCTTCACCGTTTGCGGTTTTAAAAATTAAATGTTGCGGGAGAATCGGCACCGATGAACCGCCAGGAATTAATCCTTTCAACGGACGATCATCAATCATTCCGCCACAATATTCATCAGAATTCATGAATTCATCAACGGTAATTCCCATTTCAATTTCATAAACCCCAGGTTTTTTAACATGACCCGAAACAGAGAATAGCTTGGTTCCGGTAGATCTTCCTAAACCAATTTTAGCATAATCTTCGCCCGAATTCAGTACAATCCATGGCACAGAGGCGATTGATTCTACGTTGTTTACAACTGTTGGGTTTTGCCACAGACCTTTAACTGCCGGAAAAGGCGGTTTGATACGTGGGTTCCCACGTTTACCTTCCAAAGATTCTATTAAAGCGGTTTCTTCGCCACAAATATAAGCGCCACCACCACAATGAACGTGAAGGTCTAAATCATAACCCGATCCTTTGATGTTTTTACCCAACCAACCCGCAGCGTATGCTTCTTTAATGGCGCGTTCCAAGGTTTTAAAAACCCACATATATTCACCACGAATGTAGATATACGAAAGGTTTGCTCCTAAGGCAAACGATGAGGTAATCATTCCTTCGATTAATAAATGCGGAATGTATTCCATTAAATAGCGGTCTTTAAACGTGCCGGGTTCCGATTCATCGGCATTACAAACCAAATGGCGTGGATTTCCCGATTTTTTATCGATAAAGCTCCACTTTAAACCCACAGGGAAACCTGCACCACCGCGACCACGCAAACCAGAAGTTTTCACTTCTTCGGTGATATCGTCGGGGTTCATTTTCAATGCTTTTTCAACAGAAGCATAGCCCCCATTTTCGCGATAAACATCGTATGTTTTGATACCCGGAATATGGATTTTATCAAATAATATTTTTTGTCCCATGGTATTATTTATCGTGTAAGGTTATTTTTCCTTCTTTACAATCGGCAATCAGCTGATCTACTTTTTCTTTGGTTAAATGTTCGTGGTAAAAATCGCCCAATTGCAACATGGGAGCATAACCACAAGCACCTAAACATTGTACACCCACTACAGAAAACATTCCGTCTGCTGTTACCTGTCCGGGTTTTACGCCTAATTTTTCGCAGGTATAATCCATAACATCTTCGGCTTTATTAATGGCGCAGCAAGATGTTACGCAGAATTCCAACATATACTTTCCTACCGGTTTTTGGTTGAACATGGTGTAAAAAGTAACCACTTCATACACTTCAATAGGTGTAATATTCAAAAATTCGGCAGCTTTGTTTTGCAATTCCACACTCAACCAATTGTCGTGTGCATCTTGCAATTCGTGCAATACGGGCAACAATGCCGATTTTTGTTTTCCTTCGGGATAATGGCTTTTTAACTCGTTGATGCGTTCCATTAACGCCGGAGTTATATTTATATCTTGATGGTATTTTTTATCTAAAGTTTCCATATACTAACAATCTAATTCACCAGCAATAACGTTCATACTTGAAAGCGTAATAATGGCATCAGACAAGCTGCGCCCTTTCACAATTTCGTTAAAAGCTTGGTAATAAATGAAACAAGGTCTGCGGAAGTGCAAGCGATAAGGTACACGGCTTCCGTTGGTTATCAGGTAAAAGCCTAATTCGCCGTTTCCGCCTTCCACTGAATGATACACTTCGGTATTTGGAACCGGAATTTCGCCCATAACAATTTTGAAATGGTAAATTAAGGCTTCCATATTGTTGTACACATCTTCTTTTGGAGGAAGATAGTAATCGGGAACATCAGCGTGAAAGCCACCTTCAGCAGGCATTTTTTCTAACGCCTGACGGATGATTTTCATACTTTCCCAAACTTCGGCATTTCGCACACAAAAACGATCGTAGCAATCGCCATTTTGCCCAACCGGAATATCAAATTCAAAATCTTCGTAAGAACAATAAGGACTCGCCACGCGAATGTCGTAATCAACACCAGCAGCACGTAAGTTAGGGCCTGTAAAGCCGTAACTCATTGCCATTTCGGCATCAACAGCACCTGCACCAATGGTACGATCCATGAAAATTCGGTTGCGGGTAAGCATGTTTTCAAATTCGGTCCAAACCGCTGGGAATTCTGCTAAAAATTCATCGATTTTTCTCCAAGCTGTTTCGCTCCAATCACGTTCAAAACCTCCGATTCTTCCCATGTTAGTCGTTAGGCGTGCACCGCAAATTTCTTCGTAGATTTCATAAATCTTTTCGCGGTATTGCATCACGTATAAGAAACCAGTCAAAGCGCCGGTATCAACACCCATTACCGAACTACAAATGATATGATCGGCAATTCGGGCTAATTCCATAATAATTACACGCATATATTGTACGCGTTTTGGAATTTCGATACCCAACATTTTTTCAACCGTCATCCACCAACCTGTATTGTTGATGGGCGATGAACAGTAATTTAAGCGATCTGTTAAAACGTTTATTTGATAAAACGGACGGTTTTCTGCAATTTTTTCAAAGGCACGGTGAATGTATCCAACGGTTCCTTCGCCATCGATGATTTTTTCGCCATCCATTAAAAGAATGTTCTGAAAAATTCCGTGGGTTGCAGGGTGTGTGGGTCCTAAATTTAAAATAGATAATTCTACACCATCTTTTTCTTTGGTTTCCTTGATTTGTTTTTCAAATCGCTTTTCCGGAACTAATAATAAATCAGACATCGTTTTCGTATTAACAATTAGGACCAGTTCTACCAAAGAAACGGTCGTCTTTATCGGTTCTTCCTTGATCTTCTAAAGGAAATTCTTTTCTTAAAGGGAAAGATTGCATTTCATCCATATTTAAAATGCGTTTTAATTGTGGATGATTTTTAAATACAATTCCATAAAAATCAAATGTTTCGCGTTCTTGCCAGTTTGCAGCAGGATACAACGAAACAATGCTTTCCACTTCGGGATTTTTTGCCGGTAAAAAAACTTTTACGCGAACACGTATATTATCGAACCAATTGTGTAAATGATATACTACACAAAATTGGCGGTCTTCTTCATAATCGGGATAGTGCACTCCGCAAACATCGGTTAAGAAATTAAAGTTCATAGAGGCATCTTCTTTTAAGAATTGAATCACTTCAAAGGATGCTTCTTTTTTAACTTCAAATGCCAACATATCGTGCAAAACATGAAAATTTTCTACCTTAGGGGTAAACTGTTGGCTTAGCGTTTGCTGAATGATTTCGTTTGTTAAGCTCATGTTATTTAATGTTGTATGAGTTTAATAAATCTTTGTATTCCTCGCTGCTTCTACGGCGAACCGATTCGTTTTTAACGATGTTTTGCAGCTCTAGAATACCGTCTAAAATTTGTTCGGGGCGCGGTGGGCAACCTGGCACATATACATCAACAGGAATTACTTTATCGATACCCTGCAAAACTGAATAGGTGTCAAAAACCCCACCGGTGCTTGCGCAAGCGCCAACGGCAATCACCCATTTAGGTTCTGCCATTTGTTCGTACACTTGGCGTAAAATAGGCGCCATTTTTTTAGCGATGGTTCCCATTACCAAAAGCATATCGGCTTGGCGAGGAGAGAAACTCATACGTTCTGACCCAAATCGGCCAATATCGTAGGTAGCAGCCATGGTAGCCATGTATTCAATGCCGCAACATGAAGTTGCAAAAGGCAGCGGCCACATAGAATTGGCGCGCGCTAAACCTACCACTTCACTTAATTTTGTTGCAAAAAAACCTTCGCCAGCGAAACCATCGGGCGGAGCAACTTGTTTTATGTTTGATGGATTACTCATAATTTTTACTGCATTTATTCAAACTCTAATCCTTTTTTCTTAAACTCATATAATAAGCCTACAATTAATAGGAACATAAAAATGCCCATTTTATATAAGCCTTCCCAGCCTAATTCCATGAAATTTACGGCCCACGGATACATAAAAATAACCTCTACATCGAACAAAACAAAGAGAATGGCCACCAAAAAGTAGCGCACATTGAAAGGAACGCGGGCATTACCGAACGATTCGATACCACATTCGAAGTTTACGTCTTTATTTTTCGATGCTTTTTTAGGACCTAAAAAACCTGAAATTATAATGGTAACAAAAACAAAACCCGCTGCCAGCCCAAGCTGCATAAGGATTGGGATTAAATCTAATTGATTTGATTGCATGTTGTTTGGTGCATTAAATTTTCAAACTTCAAATATAATTTTTTCATAGCGTATAAAAAACCAATTGTTTTGCTTTGTATAGCATTTTAACGGTTTTGTAGTAATTTATAATGGTTATAAATAAACTGTGCGAATAAAAAAAACACTTGCGCAAGCAAGTGTTTCTTTTTTTGGAACTAAATATATGTTGTACTAACGTATATTATAAAACAACAACGTCAGTTGCGATTTTTCCTTTTTTTCCGTCAGATTCAACGTAGTTCACTACATCTCCATCTTTTAATTCTCTTGATTTAAGTCCAGAGATGTGAACGAAAATGTCTTGACCTGTTGTTTCGTCTGTAATAAATCCAAATCCTTTTGATTCATTGAAGAACTTTACTGTACCTGTTCTCATTTGTAATAATAAAAAATAAATTAATAATGGTCAAAGATAAACTTTTTATTCTGTTTTCAAAGTTTTTGAGAAGTATTTTTAATCAAAAAATAAAAATTTTAAAGGAATGGTAATTTATGCTTTTTGTAATTTGAAATTGCTTATAAGTGTTTAAAAAAGTTGGTAGAAATTGTTTTGCACAGCAAAGGCGAGTTATTACTTAAAAAAAATCGATTAAAAAGTAAAAAAAAGGCAGTTTAAAAACTTAAACAAATCTTCTTTAATTGGTATGCAAAGGCAAAGATTTTTTACTTTTGGCATAGCGCATTATTATATGATTTTTTTATTGTATAAAGCAAACAGCAAAAGTTAAAATTCAACTTTTTTGAAACGGAAAATGATATTATTAAGTTTGTTACGAAAGGATTCGGACGGAAAAGCAGTCTCATGCAAGAATTAGGTGTCGGTTTTAATGGAAAACCTAGAGTAGTTAATGCCTTACAACCTTAAATTTTACTAATGAGAAAAATAGTTTTTGAAAGATTTGTATTTATTGTTTTGCTTATAATGCTATGGTTTCTTGCAGTAAAATCAATAAGAACTACAGATATGTATCACAGTTCATTTACTGATGTTGTAGAAAAAGTTATATATAATACAAGAGATAGTACATATATAAATATTCAATTCAAAAATACTGGTGAAACTAACATGTTGTCTGGAATTCAAAACCCACAATTTTCTAAAAACAAAGACTTAATTGTAAAAGGAGATGCTATTTTTAAACCCATTTTTAGTAAAGATTTCTTTGTTTTTAGGAAGCGTAACGGAAGCTATTTGTATCTCTATAAAATCACATCAATAGATTAACAAAATGAAATAAAATCTTATAAATATTCAACGATTGGTGTTTTTGTTGATAGCTGTATTTGTTTTCTTCTTTACTCGTTATTATATTCGTGATAAAGATATGTATCAAAACACTTTAATGAGAGTAATCAATGAAACCAAAAAAATAAGAGATAATAGATACCTCATTAAGTTTAACAATACACCTGATTTTAATGTTCTTTCGGAGATACATATCGATAAGAAATTGGTTAAAGGCGATTCTATTTATAAACCACTATTTTCAAATGAAATTTTAATATACAGAAAAAATGAAGCAAACAAATATGAACTATTTCACACAAATAAATAATTAGATGATAAAATCCTTAATATTTGGTATTATTTCCATTTCGGTGTTGATTTTAACGGGATGTAATTTTAATAAAACATATTCAAATAGAATATCAGATAAACAGGATGCAGAGGTGATTGCTGAAAGATTGTATGTTTTGATGGAAAAATCTCAGTTTGAAGAAGCGGAACAATTATTTAGTGAAAAATTCCTTAATGTTACACCATCAGACTCTTTGCAAAAGATGTTTTTAAAGATAAAAAGTTTAGGCGAATTTCAAAGTAAGGAACTTCAAGACTGGAAAACGTTTGTATTGGAAGGATCAAAACCTAAATCGCAATATGCTTTGTATTATAAAGTAGATTATTCACATCATGAAGCTAAAGAAACCATACGAATGGAAAAAAAAGGCGATAAAATAATGATTGTGGGATATGAAGTATATTCAGATGGTTTTAGTTCAAAATAGTATTAGTGATAGAGGGTATCGTGAATTGTAAGTTATTTTCTTTTTTTTCTTGAGGTATTTCAGCAGGGTTAGGGGTGTTGTTGATATATGGATTGAAACGTATAATTATTACCTTTTAAAACTGTGAATTTAAAACAATTTCAGATACGATAGATGAAAATGTTGGTTCATAAAGCTGGGTGAATGCACTATTTTAAAAATTTATATGATGATAAAAAGCAAGTTTTCGGGAGATGCAATTTTTTGGGGAATATTCACATTTATATTGATTATACCTGGTAGTATCTTGATTTTAAGAGGTTTAAAAAACTATACGTTCAAGATGAACGAAACGTTTATCTTATTGTTATTTATCATCCTCTTTTATTTTTTACTTAATTTTCTTAAACATATAAAAATTATAAATATTATGGACGGAAAGTTAAAATACTATTCTATTTTACAACCGTTCGGAAGAACTTTAAATTTAGAAGATTATATAGGAAAGGTTCTTTTAACAGAAATAGGGACAAGAGGAAGTTATAAAACAGTTTATTTGGTTAATGCTCAAAATAAAACTGCTTTCAAAATAATGGGGTTACATTATAAAAATTTTGATGAATTAAATAATGCAATACCACTTAAATTAATGAAATATCCATCGGGTGTCATGAATTATCTTAAGATTTTATTTTTTGAAAAAGTATCCTTAAATACTAAAAAGTAAGCCCTATGGCGCGGTTCTTGAGCGGGAATTGGCAACAACGACCCGAAGATTATAAATATAGTAGCGCTCCAGATTATGCAGATGAAAAAGGATTGTTAGACGGTTTTTCGTTTTTCAAAATTTTAAATTATGACCCACGCAAAGGGATTCGCGCGGAAACGGGGGGTTACAGCATGAAGTGTATAGCGATATTGCCAATTAAAAAAAGAGAAATTATGTTTTATATTTATACTTTATTGATTCCCATGGTCTTACTGTTGTTAGGGTTTTGGTTAACAAATACAAAGTTAAAAAAAATACGTGGTGTAGTCAATCTTATTTTCCAGATGATTCCTCACTTTTTTGGTTATGCTTTCTTCTTATATTTTTTGGAAGTGGAGGGTTTTATTAATAGTCCATGGGCTTTTTACACGATAATTTTCTATTTACTACCGATTTCAGCTATAATAATTATCCTTAAATTTTATTTTTACAAAAAATAAAATTTGCTCATCTGGTTAACAGTCTCTTTACAAACGTATGGAGGTGGTATTGTTGTAAAACTTTACAATCAGTGTTTGCTATTAATTTTATAGATTTGGAGTAGAATAATGTAAGAAATTGTTTAAAATGCAATAAAGCAGTTTTTAAAAATTGTATTGGATGTATATGGTACGAGTTAGAAGGTTGCGCTTTTGACATTTGATCCCATATATAATTCTTTTGATTAAATTATTTTTATGGATTTCTTTTTAATATTTAGTGGGCAAATTATCTTATATATCTTTTTGTTTAACAGAAAAATATTAGTTGATAAAAAGTATCAATTTATTTTTCTTTTCGCTTGTATAGTTCTATTTGCTTTAGGGGATATTCTACAAAATACAAATGTCAAAGGTGGAGAAGCATTGAAAATACCTCTTTTACAATGGGGTATATATAGAATTTTTTATTTCATTTTTGTGAAATTATATAAAAGAGAGCCAAAGGATACTTTTGGGAGTATGGATAAAACTTTAATGATTGACGGAGTATTTAATGCTTTATTTTGGTTTATAGCATTTATATTACCTCTCGCTTTAGTATTTACAAATAAAATATAATCTGATGGCGCTGATTTAAGGTGCAAATCCGAGCTATCGGGATGCAGGAACTGATAATATTTCAAATGTTACAATAATCCGGTAAAAGAGAAAGTGGTTGTAAATGCAGAAGATTATTATTTCAGTTCGGCACGTAATTATGCTGGTTTAGATAATGATCTGGAAATTGAGGTAGTGTTTATGGGGTAGATATAGGCACGGATTGCAAATCCGCGCCATCGGGTATGGTGGCTTACTACAATCTTACAGATACCCAAAAGAAAGACCCAACGGCAATAGCAAAGATTCAAAGAACTCCAAAAAACCGTTATCTATTATGGTATTGGCAATGGAAAAAGGCAAATACAAATATCAAATAATATGAGATATATAGTTTTAATTCTTACTTTAACCCTAAGTAGTTGCATGGCACAAAAAGGATTAATAAAAAATACTGAGAATATGGAAAATAAAGAATTTTTTAAAAAATTTGATTTTAACTTATGGGGTAACCGTTATTCTAATTTTAAAGAAAATAAACATGGTTATCTTTTAGAGGATGGCACTGAATTTATGCCTTATTATGGTTCTGTCGTGTTTTATGATGTGCTGCTTTCCCAACCATCTTTCTATACCACGCATTACGAATACTATAAAGAAAGTTGTGAGTTAAAATATTACGGCAAATATTTAGGTATATACAACGGAAGAAGTGATGTAAAGATAGGCATTTGGCGGTATTATGATGAAAACGGCATACTAACTAAAGAAGTAGATGAGGACAAAAAATTTGGAAAATTTAGTTATAATGAAGTCTTAGAG is from Paenimyroides aestuarii and encodes:
- a CDS encoding 2Fe-2S iron-sulfur cluster-binding protein, which encodes MKVTIDGIEIEVEPGTTVLQAARMIGGDVVPPAMCYYSKLKDTGGNCRACLVEVSKGSEADPRPMPKMMPSCKTGVMDGMEVKVKTSERALDARKAVTEFLLINHPLDCPVCDQAGECDLQNLSFKHGLEKTRFKEEKRTFEPENIGDKIQLHMNRCILCYRCVHTAEQVCGSRNHGVLNRGDHAQISTYISASIDHEMSGNMIDVCPVGALTDKTFRFKSRVWFNKPFNAHRNCDKCCGKTTLWMFGNEIQRVTARKDEYHEVEEFICNECRFDHKEVSDWVIEGPRKFEKFSVINQNNYTRKMDTVKIATEKQILEGREQDRKKISMKEVPYKNTENS
- a CDS encoding NADH-quinone oxidoreductase subunit B — encoded protein: MSNPSNIKQVAPPDGFAGEGFFATKLSEVVGLARANSMWPLPFATSCCGIEYMATMAATYDIGRFGSERMSFSPRQADMLLVMGTIAKKMAPILRQVYEQMAEPKWVIAVGACASTGGVFDTYSVLQGIDKVIPVDVYVPGCPPRPEQILDGILELQNIVKNESVRRRSSEEYKDLLNSYNIK
- the nuoH gene encoding NADH-quinone oxidoreductase subunit NuoH; translated protein: MEEAIIIEKSVIIVAVFAITMLFAMYCTLAERKIAAWIQDRRGPNRAGPGGMFQPLADGLKLFAKEEFMPNTPNTFLFVLGPFISMTMALMTSAVIPWGDTLEIGGRKVILQAADINVAMLYVFAVLSVSVYGIMIGGWASNNKYSLISAMRVASQMISYEIAMGLSIVALLMMHSSMSLRDIAAGQHEMNWNIFYQPIGFLIFLICSFAETNRTPFDLAECEQELIGGYHTEYSSMRMGFFLFAEYAAMFISSTLLAVLYLGAYNYPGMTWAAENWGENAANGIGIAVLFIKICFFIFLYMWVRWTIPRFRYDQLMNLGWKTLIPLAIINIVITAVVLLLKS
- a CDS encoding complex I 24 kDa subunit family protein, with product METLDKKYHQDINITPALMERINELKSHYPEGKQKSALLPVLHELQDAHDNWLSVELQNKAAEFLNITPIEVYEVVTFYTMFNQKPVGKYMLEFCVTSCCAINKAEDVMDYTCEKLGVKPGQVTADGMFSVVGVQCLGACGYAPMLQLGDFYHEHLTKEKVDQLIADCKEGKITLHDK
- a CDS encoding NADH-quinone oxidoreductase subunit A, whose translation is MQSNQLDLIPILMQLGLAAGFVFVTIIISGFLGPKKASKNKDVNFECGIESFGNARVPFNVRYFLVAILFVLFDVEVIFMYPWAVNFMELGWEGLYKMGIFMFLLIVGLLYEFKKKGLEFE
- a CDS encoding NADH-quinone oxidoreductase subunit C translates to MSLTNEIIQQTLSQQFTPKVENFHVLHDMLAFEVKKEASFEVIQFLKEDASMNFNFLTDVCGVHYPDYEEDRQFCVVYHLHNWFDNIRVRVKVFLPAKNPEVESIVSLYPAANWQERETFDFYGIVFKNHPQLKRILNMDEMQSFPLRKEFPLEDQGRTDKDDRFFGRTGPNC
- a CDS encoding NADH-quinone oxidoreductase subunit J family protein — encoded protein: MIEILFYILSAVTLGSAFLTILSKNPIHSAIWLVVCFFSVAGHYALLNSQFLAMVHIIVYSGAIMILMLFTIMLMNLNISDEIAKPVVTKIIATICFCLIGFFLVSSLAQTAPALETYTQTGVDFQSIQVLGKALLNEFVVPFEMAAVLLLMAMIGAVLISKKEKKTA
- a CDS encoding NuoI/complex I 23 kDa subunit family protein; amino-acid sequence: MSIQNISLSGRKKQVSNKEMTLGERLYIGAIAGGMATTFKHLFKKKVTINYPEETRPFSPVYRGQHMLMRDEEGRERCTACGLCALSCPAEAITMKAAERKPDEKHLYREEKYAEIYEINMLRCIYCGLCEEACPKQAIYLTTSKKIVKADTNREHFIFGKEQLVMPLDQAINNTAKSE
- a CDS encoding cold-shock protein, whose product is MRTGTVKFFNESKGFGFITDETTGQDIFVHISGLKSRELKDGDVVNYVESDGKKGKIATDVVVL
- a CDS encoding NADH-quinone oxidoreductase subunit D — translated: MSDLLLVPEKRFEKQIKETKEKDGVELSILNLGPTHPATHGIFQNILLMDGEKIIDGEGTVGYIHRAFEKIAENRPFYQINVLTDRLNYCSSPINNTGWWMTVEKMLGIEIPKRVQYMRVIIMELARIADHIICSSVMGVDTGALTGFLYVMQYREKIYEIYEEICGARLTTNMGRIGGFERDWSETAWRKIDEFLAEFPAVWTEFENMLTRNRIFMDRTIGAGAVDAEMAMSYGFTGPNLRAAGVDYDIRVASPYCSYEDFEFDIPVGQNGDCYDRFCVRNAEVWESMKIIRQALEKMPAEGGFHADVPDYYLPPKEDVYNNMEALIYHFKIVMGEIPVPNTEVYHSVEGGNGELGFYLITNGSRVPYRLHFRRPCFIYYQAFNEIVKGRSLSDAIITLSSMNVIAGELDC
- the nuoF gene encoding NADH-quinone oxidoreductase subunit NuoF, with protein sequence MGQKILFDKIHIPGIKTYDVYRENGGYASVEKALKMNPDDITEEVKTSGLRGRGGAGFPVGLKWSFIDKKSGNPRHLVCNADESEPGTFKDRYLMEYIPHLLIEGMITSSFALGANLSYIYIRGEYMWVFKTLERAIKEAYAAGWLGKNIKGSGYDLDLHVHCGGGAYICGEETALIESLEGKRGNPRIKPPFPAVKGLWQNPTVVNNVESIASVPWIVLNSGEDYAKIGLGRSTGTKLFSVSGHVKKPGVYEIEMGITVDEFMNSDEYCGGMIDDRPLKGLIPGGSSVPILPQHLIFKTANGEDRLMTYESLADGGFATGSSLGSGGFIVYNDTACIVRNTWNFSRFYHHESCGQCSPCREGTGWMEKILWRIENGQGTEEDIDVLWSVQAKIEGNTICPLGDAAAWPVAAAIRHFREEFEYHIRFPEKIKNRDHFVNEPFEKVKHLVAKETL